The Caenorhabditis elegans chromosome II genome has a segment encoding these proteins:
- the mmaa-1 gene encoding Methylmalonic aciduria type A homolog, mitochondrial (Confirmed by transcript evidence): MLLKMVLDEEREKYKKFGRDSMIFRVGISGSPGVGKSSFIEALGAELTENRGKKVAVLTIDPTSAMTGGSVLGDLTRMQELSRNPKAYIRQSPTSGSLGGVTRGIHEAVILCEGAGYDIVIIETVGVGQSETSVSDMCDMMCLLLSPAHGDELQGVKRGIMEMSDLLVVTKDDGDLKAKAKMTQAEYISALKFMRPRLDVWRPKVMRSSIMDKESVSEVCSSLYEFWDTIGESGDLERRRQDQMKKWMWNHVKDEIMSVFQKHPKIAHLAPKLENEIRSGKITPGLAAETMIRTFFGV, translated from the exons ATGTTGTTGAAGATGGTTTTAGATGAAGAACGAGAGAAATACAAGAAATTCGGGAGAGATTCTATGATATTTCGAGTAGGAATCTCTGGTAGTCCAGGAGTAGGAAAGTCGTCTTTCATTGAAGCATTAGGAGCAGAATTAACCGAAAATCGAGGAAAGAAAGTTGCAGTTTTAACAATTGATCCCACTAGTGCCATGACGGGAGGATCTGTTCTTGGAGATCTTACAAGAATGCAAGAATTATCTCGTAATCCCAAAGCCTACATTCGTCAATCACCAACTTCTGGATCGCTCGGTGGTGTCACTCGTGGAATTCATGAAGCTGTGATCCTCTGCGAAGGTGCTGGATACGATATTGTTATCATTGAGACTGTTGGAGTAGGTCAATCTGAAACATCCGTTTCCGATATGTGTGATATGATGTGTCTTCTGTTGTCACCTGCTCATGGAGATGAATTGCAAGGTGTTAAACGAGGTATTATGGAGATGAGTGATTTGTTGGTTGTGACGAAAGATGATGGAGATTTGAAAGCGAAAGCCAAGATGACACAGGCTGAATACATTTCCGCGTTGAAATTCATGCGACCACGACTCGATGTATGGCGTCCAAAAGTTATGAGATCCTCAATTATGGATAAAGAATCTGTATCAGAAGTTTGTTCGAGTTTGTACGAATTCTGGGATACAATCGGAGAATCAGGAGATTTGGAAAGAAGGCGACAggatcaaatgaaaaaatggatgTGGAATCATGTTAAAGACGAAATTATGTCCGTTTTCCAAAAGCATCCGAAAATAGCACATTTG gcaccgaaactggaaaatgaaattcgaaGTGGAAAAATCACCCCTGGTCTGGCTGCAGAAACAATGATCAGAACGTTCTTCGGCGTCTAG
- the mmaa-1 gene encoding Methylmalonic aciduria type A homolog, mitochondrial (Confirmed by transcript evidence) yields the protein MVVRSLLRVSRLTSASCRHASLAVSSTPKPYIPSVTGVQKSMPFDNLLEQYSRVHWDDSVTYDDPNVQKLFKSLMSGSRAALASAITLVESRHPTKRAQGNMLLKMVLDEEREKYKKFGRDSMIFRVGISGSPGVGKSSFIEALGAELTENRGKKVAVLTIDPTSAMTGGSVLGDLTRMQELSRNPKAYIRQSPTSGSLGGVTRGIHEAVILCEGAGYDIVIIETVGVGQSETSVSDMCDMMCLLLSPAHGDELQGVKRGIMEMSDLLVVTKDDGDLKAKAKMTQAEYISALKFMRPRLDVWRPKVMRSSIMDKESVSEVCSSLYEFWDTIGESGDLERRRQDQMKKWMWNHVKDEIMSVFQKHPKIAHLAPKLENEIRSGKITPGLAAETMIRTFFGV from the exons ATGGTAGTAAGATCATTGCTTCGGGTATCCAGACTCACTTCAGCTAGTTGTAG acacGCATCGTTAGCAGTATCTTCAACTCCAAAACCCTATATTCCATCAGTCACTGGAGTTCAGAAATCAATGCCATTTGATAATCTATTAGAACAATATTCTCGTGTTCATTGGGATGACTCTGTCACATATGATGATCCAAATGTGcagaaacttttcaaatcattGATGAGCGGAAGTCGAGCTGCCCTGGCTTCTGCAATCACACTAGTTGAATCTCGCCATCCGACAAAAAGAGCACAAGGAAATATGTTGTTGAAGATGGTTTTAGATGAAGAACGAGAGAAATACAAGAAATTCGGGAGAGATTCTATGATATTTCGAGTAGGAATCTCTGGTAGTCCAGGAGTAGGAAAGTCGTCTTTCATTGAAGCATTAGGAGCAGAATTAACCGAAAATCGAGGAAAGAAAGTTGCAGTTTTAACAATTGATCCCACTAGTGCCATGACGGGAGGATCTGTTCTTGGAGATCTTACAAGAATGCAAGAATTATCTCGTAATCCCAAAGCCTACATTCGTCAATCACCAACTTCTGGATCGCTCGGTGGTGTCACTCGTGGAATTCATGAAGCTGTGATCCTCTGCGAAGGTGCTGGATACGATATTGTTATCATTGAGACTGTTGGAGTAGGTCAATCTGAAACATCCGTTTCCGATATGTGTGATATGATGTGTCTTCTGTTGTCACCTGCTCATGGAGATGAATTGCAAGGTGTTAAACGAGGTATTATGGAGATGAGTGATTTGTTGGTTGTGACGAAAGATGATGGAGATTTGAAAGCGAAAGCCAAGATGACACAGGCTGAATACATTTCCGCGTTGAAATTCATGCGACCACGACTCGATGTATGGCGTCCAAAAGTTATGAGATCCTCAATTATGGATAAAGAATCTGTATCAGAAGTTTGTTCGAGTTTGTACGAATTCTGGGATACAATCGGAGAATCAGGAGATTTGGAAAGAAGGCGACAggatcaaatgaaaaaatggatgTGGAATCATGTTAAAGACGAAATTATGTCCGTTTTCCAAAAGCATCCGAAAATAGCACATTTG gcaccgaaactggaaaatgaaattcgaaGTGGAAAAATCACCCCTGGTCTGGCTGCAGAAACAATGATCAGAACGTTCTTCGGCGTCTAG
- the farl-11 gene encoding DUF3402 domain-containing protein (Confirmed by transcript evidence), producing MGIRPNFAEDVPVYGDKERRSADDEHVEYSESSLAARRSANVLKLKQLKEAQPMITPAYGGFIHHESSDNVAAIDKDLDFEYGDGDAGIREMAELYSYSEIEEFGINISNWKEYIEESYDGKHEQFPSTFEEFSAVQKNYVIQDLCSRMESADLEVRLKSARIILFLLQGSATDFGCLENEEIEYQYDQKLLMNVPIRKTKEMDPEGPSMVYHRAIENSFICYKNGVYQALCTLLMTEIKEPFESPPNDGRISKASSRSSRNASLADLSDSEKWRTRQLPTMVDNEMLRVILAGLYHMIVQILDERSGREDETDSDLETRKAFREEVQEPIENGNEPLLIVLFDMLHPFYIGTAPHFPIKKIVLLIWKILLLTLGGWEELTVRKREKRMTAGLDIMEDTITVAASQAAFIAKDQEHVRNMAHRAGSFARGGMMARQMAYNDDSKDEDAYSEASSEDSTIASKKEDSPGASSSTPPSIPDTASNFRQGSGEQTPRVGSPVFPVIQKKTLPWRSKTNAQDIEDFIQKGRFKYFNYDFDPGDDTTLFGLPPSFCGAVKILRNNMYTSLTELQVKKDEELNRYLFSMKEDIPETKTETLYRKILPNLSQYICALVKVMVSSVPSTKARHEGLNVLIDCLTPEMEASDILSNSISLDNSTSSPLEEGFRLAIDINRHKEIIVKSLSAILLLLVKHFKLNHIYQFEYICQQIVYVNGIPLILKFLDQNTNKLIQSRHEIYAYNYPQCLYHYVRNNEEWPILTQDNIEEPRPPGAGPYFMWRNVFFAINLIRLLNKLVKAKNDRVKMLMVFKSAPVLKRLFKVRVSVLQLYVLKAIKMQSRYLGRQWRKSNMDIISAIYSRVRHRMTDDWAFASDIKRKCDYQKEDSLIKASIERFHSRRYSALYPQFAIEVNDAPMPGDDYLNRVDMRDFEPVDTCAHSVLGANLKLGRHFKKDYEKWLEQEVFNASIDWDKLLIETRGVEDLM from the exons ATGGGAATCAGGCCTAATTTTGCAGAAGACG TTCCAGTTTATGGTGACAAAGAAAGGCGAAGTGCTGATGATGAACATGTTGAATACTCCGAAAGCTCACTGGCCGCAAGACGATCagcaaatgttttgaaattgaagcaACTGAAAGAAGCTCAGCCTATGATAACTCCAGCGTATGGCGGATTCATTCATCATGAAAGCTCTGATAAT GTTGCCGCCATTGATAAAGATCTAGATTTCGAGTATGGTGACGGTGATGCAGGAATTCGTGAAATGGCAGAACTTTACAGTTATTCTGAAATAGAAGAGTTCGGTATTAACATCAGCAACTGGAAGGAATATATAGAGGAATCATAT GACGGCAAGCACGAACAGTTTCCATCGACATTCGAAGAATTTAGTgctgtccaaaaaaattatgttattcAAGACCTTTGCTCTCGAATGGAAAGTGCAGATTTGGAAGTTCGTTTGAAATCAGCTCGTATAATTCTCTTTCTGCTCCAG ggaTCAGCAACAGACTTTGGATGTTtagaaaatgaggaaattgaATATCAGTatgatcaaaaattgttgatgaATGTCCCTAttcgaaaaaccaaagaaatgGACCCTGAGGGCCCTTCAATGGTCTACCATCGTGCAATCGAGAATTCTTTCATTTGTTATAAGAACGGCGTTTACCAG GCGTTGTGTACTCTGTTGATGACAGAAATTAAAGAACCATTTGAGAGCCCACCGAACGACGGGAGAATTTCAAAAGCAAGCTCAAGAAGTAGCAGGAATGCCAGTTTAGCCGATCTCtcggattctgaaaaatggagaacGCGGCAGTTGCCAACTATGGTTGATAATGAAATGCTTCGCGTAATTCTCGCTGGACTTTATCATATGATTGTTCAAATTCTCGATGAGCGATCTGGAAGAGAAGACGAAACCGATAGTGATCTTGAAACCAGAAAAGCGTTTCGCGAAGAAGTTCAAGAACCAAtcgaaaatggaaatgagCCTCTTCTTATTGTACTTTTCGACATGCTTCATCCGTTCTACATAGGAACTGCAccacattttccaattaaaaagaTTGTCCTGcttatctggaaaattttattgctGACGCTTGGAGGTTGGGAGGAGCTTACTGTTCGTAAAAGAGAGAAACGAATGACTGCTGGCCTTGATATAATGGAGGATACTATAACTGTAGCTGCATCACAGGCCGCATTTATCGCAAAAGACCAAGAACATGTTCGTAATATGGCTCATAGAGCTGGAAGTTTTGCGAGAGGCGGTATGATGGCCCGTCAAATGGCTTATAATGATGATTCAAAAGACGAAGACGCTTATTCGGAAGCGAGCTCCGAAGACTCAACGATTGCTTCAAAGAAAGAAGATTCTCCAGGCGCTTCATCATCAACCCCACCCTCCATTCCTGATACTGCTTCGAATTTCAGACAGGGAAGTGGTGAGCAAACACCACGAGTTGGTTCCCCAGTTTTCCCGGTAATCCAGAAGAAAACTCTGCCTTGGAGAAGCAAAACGAACGCTCAGGATATTgaagattttattcaaaaaggtCGTTTCAAGTATTTCAACTATGATTTTGACCCTGGAGATGATACAACACTTTTTGGCTTGCCTCCTTCCTTCTGTGGAGCTGtaaaaattcttcgaaataACATGTACACGTCACTTACAGAATTGCAAgtcaaaaaagatgaagaactGAATCGCTATCTATTTTCAATGAAGGAGGATATCCCAGAAACGAAAACCGAAACATTGTACAggaaaattttgccaaatttgagTCAATATATTTGTGCTCTGGTGAAGGTTATGGTTTCGTCAGTGCCATCAACGAAAGCACGACATGAAGGTTTAAATGTACTGATTGATTGCTTAACGCCTGAAATGGAAGCATCTGATATTTTATCAAACTCAATATCCCTCGATAATTCAACATCTTCTCCATTGGAGGAAGGATTCCGACTTGCCATTGACATCAACCGCCATAAAGAGATTATCGTTAAATCACTATCAGCAATTCTTCTTTTGCTAGTTAAGCACTTCAAGCTGAATCACATTTATCAATTCGAATACATTTGCCAACAGATTGTATATGTGAATGGAATTCCCttgattttaaagtttctcgATCAG AACACAAACAAATTAATCCAATCAAGACATGAAATCTACGCCTACAACTATCCACAATGTTTGTACCATTATGTCAGAAATAATG AAGAATGGCCAATTTTGACTCAAGACAATATAGAAGAACCACGTCCACCTGGCGCTGGCCCGTATTTCATGTGGCGAAATGTTTTCTTCGCAATCAATCTCATTCGTCTACTCAACAAATTGGTCAAAGCTAAAAACGATCGAGTTAAAATGCTGATGGTGTTCAAATCTGCTCCAGTTTTGAAGAGACTTTTCAAAGTACGAGTATCGGTACTACAACTTTACGTGCTGAAAGCGATCAAAATGCAATCACGATACCTTGGACGCCAGTGGAGAAAAAGTAATATGGACATAATTTCGGCGATCTACTCGAGAGTTCGACATCGAATGACCGATGATTGGGCGTTTGCTTCTGATATCAAGAGAAAGTGTGATTATCAAAAAGAAGACAGTTTGATCAAAGCAAGCATCGAAAGATTCCATAGTAGACGATATTCGGCATTATATCCTCAATTTGCTATTG aagtgaaTGATGCTCCAATGCCTGGTGACGACTACCTGAATCGAGTTGATATGAGAGATTTTGAGCCCGTTGACACGTGTGCTCACTCTGTTCTTGGTGCAAATCTGAAACTTGGACGTCATTTTAAGAAAGATTACGAAAAGTGGCTTGAACAGGAAGTCTTCAATGCGAGTATTGATTGGGATAAACTTCTGATAGAGACACGTGGAGTGGAAGATCTTATGTAA
- the farl-11 gene encoding DUF3402 domain-containing protein (Confirmed by transcript evidence) yields MGIRPNFAEDVYGDKERRSADDEHVEYSESSLAARRSANVLKLKQLKEAQPMITPAYGGFIHHESSDNVAAIDKDLDFEYGDGDAGIREMAELYSYSEIEEFGINISNWKEYIEESYDGKHEQFPSTFEEFSAVQKNYVIQDLCSRMESADLEVRLKSARIILFLLQGSATDFGCLENEEIEYQYDQKLLMNVPIRKTKEMDPEGPSMVYHRAIENSFICYKNGVYQALCTLLMTEIKEPFESPPNDGRISKASSRSSRNASLADLSDSEKWRTRQLPTMVDNEMLRVILAGLYHMIVQILDERSGREDETDSDLETRKAFREEVQEPIENGNEPLLIVLFDMLHPFYIGTAPHFPIKKIVLLIWKILLLTLGGWEELTVRKREKRMTAGLDIMEDTITVAASQAAFIAKDQEHVRNMAHRAGSFARGGMMARQMAYNDDSKDEDAYSEASSEDSTIASKKEDSPGASSSTPPSIPDTASNFRQGSGEQTPRVGSPVFPVIQKKTLPWRSKTNAQDIEDFIQKGRFKYFNYDFDPGDDTTLFGLPPSFCGAVKILRNNMYTSLTELQVKKDEELNRYLFSMKEDIPETKTETLYRKILPNLSQYICALVKVMVSSVPSTKARHEGLNVLIDCLTPEMEASDILSNSISLDNSTSSPLEEGFRLAIDINRHKEIIVKSLSAILLLLVKHFKLNHIYQFEYICQQIVYVNGIPLILKFLDQNTNKLIQSRHEIYAYNYPQCLYHYVRNNEEWPILTQDNIEEPRPPGAGPYFMWRNVFFAINLIRLLNKLVKAKNDRVKMLMVFKSAPVLKRLFKVRVSVLQLYVLKAIKMQSRYLGRQWRKSNMDIISAIYSRVRHRMTDDWAFASDIKRKCDYQKEDSLIKASIERFHSRRYSALYPQFAIEVNDAPMPGDDYLNRVDMRDFEPVDTCAHSVLGANLKLGRHFKKDYEKWLEQEVFNASIDWDKLLIETRGVEDLM; encoded by the exons ATGGGAATCAGGCCTAATTTTGCAGAAGACG TTTATGGTGACAAAGAAAGGCGAAGTGCTGATGATGAACATGTTGAATACTCCGAAAGCTCACTGGCCGCAAGACGATCagcaaatgttttgaaattgaagcaACTGAAAGAAGCTCAGCCTATGATAACTCCAGCGTATGGCGGATTCATTCATCATGAAAGCTCTGATAAT GTTGCCGCCATTGATAAAGATCTAGATTTCGAGTATGGTGACGGTGATGCAGGAATTCGTGAAATGGCAGAACTTTACAGTTATTCTGAAATAGAAGAGTTCGGTATTAACATCAGCAACTGGAAGGAATATATAGAGGAATCATAT GACGGCAAGCACGAACAGTTTCCATCGACATTCGAAGAATTTAGTgctgtccaaaaaaattatgttattcAAGACCTTTGCTCTCGAATGGAAAGTGCAGATTTGGAAGTTCGTTTGAAATCAGCTCGTATAATTCTCTTTCTGCTCCAG ggaTCAGCAACAGACTTTGGATGTTtagaaaatgaggaaattgaATATCAGTatgatcaaaaattgttgatgaATGTCCCTAttcgaaaaaccaaagaaatgGACCCTGAGGGCCCTTCAATGGTCTACCATCGTGCAATCGAGAATTCTTTCATTTGTTATAAGAACGGCGTTTACCAG GCGTTGTGTACTCTGTTGATGACAGAAATTAAAGAACCATTTGAGAGCCCACCGAACGACGGGAGAATTTCAAAAGCAAGCTCAAGAAGTAGCAGGAATGCCAGTTTAGCCGATCTCtcggattctgaaaaatggagaacGCGGCAGTTGCCAACTATGGTTGATAATGAAATGCTTCGCGTAATTCTCGCTGGACTTTATCATATGATTGTTCAAATTCTCGATGAGCGATCTGGAAGAGAAGACGAAACCGATAGTGATCTTGAAACCAGAAAAGCGTTTCGCGAAGAAGTTCAAGAACCAAtcgaaaatggaaatgagCCTCTTCTTATTGTACTTTTCGACATGCTTCATCCGTTCTACATAGGAACTGCAccacattttccaattaaaaagaTTGTCCTGcttatctggaaaattttattgctGACGCTTGGAGGTTGGGAGGAGCTTACTGTTCGTAAAAGAGAGAAACGAATGACTGCTGGCCTTGATATAATGGAGGATACTATAACTGTAGCTGCATCACAGGCCGCATTTATCGCAAAAGACCAAGAACATGTTCGTAATATGGCTCATAGAGCTGGAAGTTTTGCGAGAGGCGGTATGATGGCCCGTCAAATGGCTTATAATGATGATTCAAAAGACGAAGACGCTTATTCGGAAGCGAGCTCCGAAGACTCAACGATTGCTTCAAAGAAAGAAGATTCTCCAGGCGCTTCATCATCAACCCCACCCTCCATTCCTGATACTGCTTCGAATTTCAGACAGGGAAGTGGTGAGCAAACACCACGAGTTGGTTCCCCAGTTTTCCCGGTAATCCAGAAGAAAACTCTGCCTTGGAGAAGCAAAACGAACGCTCAGGATATTgaagattttattcaaaaaggtCGTTTCAAGTATTTCAACTATGATTTTGACCCTGGAGATGATACAACACTTTTTGGCTTGCCTCCTTCCTTCTGTGGAGCTGtaaaaattcttcgaaataACATGTACACGTCACTTACAGAATTGCAAgtcaaaaaagatgaagaactGAATCGCTATCTATTTTCAATGAAGGAGGATATCCCAGAAACGAAAACCGAAACATTGTACAggaaaattttgccaaatttgagTCAATATATTTGTGCTCTGGTGAAGGTTATGGTTTCGTCAGTGCCATCAACGAAAGCACGACATGAAGGTTTAAATGTACTGATTGATTGCTTAACGCCTGAAATGGAAGCATCTGATATTTTATCAAACTCAATATCCCTCGATAATTCAACATCTTCTCCATTGGAGGAAGGATTCCGACTTGCCATTGACATCAACCGCCATAAAGAGATTATCGTTAAATCACTATCAGCAATTCTTCTTTTGCTAGTTAAGCACTTCAAGCTGAATCACATTTATCAATTCGAATACATTTGCCAACAGATTGTATATGTGAATGGAATTCCCttgattttaaagtttctcgATCAG AACACAAACAAATTAATCCAATCAAGACATGAAATCTACGCCTACAACTATCCACAATGTTTGTACCATTATGTCAGAAATAATG AAGAATGGCCAATTTTGACTCAAGACAATATAGAAGAACCACGTCCACCTGGCGCTGGCCCGTATTTCATGTGGCGAAATGTTTTCTTCGCAATCAATCTCATTCGTCTACTCAACAAATTGGTCAAAGCTAAAAACGATCGAGTTAAAATGCTGATGGTGTTCAAATCTGCTCCAGTTTTGAAGAGACTTTTCAAAGTACGAGTATCGGTACTACAACTTTACGTGCTGAAAGCGATCAAAATGCAATCACGATACCTTGGACGCCAGTGGAGAAAAAGTAATATGGACATAATTTCGGCGATCTACTCGAGAGTTCGACATCGAATGACCGATGATTGGGCGTTTGCTTCTGATATCAAGAGAAAGTGTGATTATCAAAAAGAAGACAGTTTGATCAAAGCAAGCATCGAAAGATTCCATAGTAGACGATATTCGGCATTATATCCTCAATTTGCTATTG aagtgaaTGATGCTCCAATGCCTGGTGACGACTACCTGAATCGAGTTGATATGAGAGATTTTGAGCCCGTTGACACGTGTGCTCACTCTGTTCTTGGTGCAAATCTGAAACTTGGACGTCATTTTAAGAAAGATTACGAAAAGTGGCTTGAACAGGAAGTCTTCAATGCGAGTATTGATTGGGATAAACTTCTGATAGAGACACGTGGAGTGGAAGATCTTATGTAA
- the farl-11 gene encoding Far11/STRP C-terminal domain-containing protein (Confirmed by transcript evidence), translated as MWRNVFFAINLIRLLNKLVKAKNDRVKMLMVFKSAPVLKRLFKVRVSVLQLYVLKAIKMQSRYLGRQWRKSNMDIISAIYSRVRHRMTDDWAFASDIKRKCDYQKEDSLIKASIERFHSRRYSALYPQFAIEVNDAPMPGDDYLNRVDMRDFEPVDTCAHSVLGANLKLGRHFKKDYEKWLEQEVFNASIDWDKLLIETRGVEDLM; from the exons ATGTGGCGAAATGTTTTCTTCGCAATCAATCTCATTCGTCTACTCAACAAATTGGTCAAAGCTAAAAACGATCGAGTTAAAATGCTGATGGTGTTCAAATCTGCTCCAGTTTTGAAGAGACTTTTCAAAGTACGAGTATCGGTACTACAACTTTACGTGCTGAAAGCGATCAAAATGCAATCACGATACCTTGGACGCCAGTGGAGAAAAAGTAATATGGACATAATTTCGGCGATCTACTCGAGAGTTCGACATCGAATGACCGATGATTGGGCGTTTGCTTCTGATATCAAGAGAAAGTGTGATTATCAAAAAGAAGACAGTTTGATCAAAGCAAGCATCGAAAGATTCCATAGTAGACGATATTCGGCATTATATCCTCAATTTGCTATTG aagtgaaTGATGCTCCAATGCCTGGTGACGACTACCTGAATCGAGTTGATATGAGAGATTTTGAGCCCGTTGACACGTGTGCTCACTCTGTTCTTGGTGCAAATCTGAAACTTGGACGTCATTTTAAGAAAGATTACGAAAAGTGGCTTGAACAGGAAGTCTTCAATGCGAGTATTGATTGGGATAAACTTCTGATAGAGACACGTGGAGTGGAAGATCTTATGTAA
- the rpl-35A gene encoding Large ribosomal subunit protein eL33 (Confirmed by transcript evidence) has translation MADTAVARRPSAPTTGRLYVKAIFTGFKRGLRTQSEHTSLLKLEGVFNKEDAGFYAGKRVVYLYKAHNKTLKTGHTVATRTRAIWGKITRPHGNAGAVRAKFHHNIPPSALGKRIRVLLYPSNI, from the exons ATGGCTGACACCGCTGTTGCTAGAAGACCATCGGCCCCAACTACTGGACG tcttTACGTCAAAGCCATCTTCACCGGATTCAAGAGAGGACTTCGCACCCAATCCGAGCACACCTCGCTTTTGAAGCTTGAGGGAGTCTTCAACAAGGAAGATGCTGGTTTCTACGCCGGAAAGCGCGTCGTCTACTTGTACAAGGCCCACAACAAGACTTTG aaaaCCGGACACACCGTCGCCACCCGTACCCGTGCTATCTGGGGAAAGATCACTCGCCCACACGGAAACGCCGGAGCCGTTAGAGCCAAGTTCCATCACAACATCCCACCAAGTGCCCTCGGAAAGAGAATCCGCGTG CTTCTCTACCCATCCAACATCTAA